In Carassius carassius chromosome 5, fCarCar2.1, whole genome shotgun sequence, one genomic interval encodes:
- the LOC132141220 gene encoding ankyrin repeat family A protein 2-like translates to MASEEMEGLCSLPEVTSIKVEPSVSIGSAEDANSQNAMGIKFILPNRFDMNVCSRFVKSLNEEESKNIQDQVNSDLEVASVLFKAECNIQTSPSPGIQVRHVYTPSTTKHFSPIKQSTTLTNKHRGNEVSSTPLLVHSLSIHQLAAQGEMVFLASRIEQESVINLQDEEGFTPLMWAAAHGQIAVVEFLLQSGADPHLLAKGRESALSLACSKGYTDIVKMLIDCGVDVNEYDWNGGAPLLYAVHGNHVRCVEILLESGADPTMESDSGFNAMDMAVAMGHRNVQQVLEGHLLKLLQGIKE, encoded by the exons ATGGCATCAGAGGAGATGGAGGGTCTGTGCTCATTACCAGAGGTGACGAGCATCAAGGTGGAGCCGTCAGTCAGCATTGGCTCAGCAGAGGATGCCAACTCACAGAATGCCATGGGCATAAAGTTTATATTACCCAACCGCTTTGACATGAACGTGTGCTCGCGCTTTGTGAAGTCACTGAACGAGGAAGAGAGTAAAAATATCCAGGACCAGGTGAACTCTGATCTGGAGGTGGCCTCGGTCTTATTTAAAG CGGAGTGTAATATTCAAACATCTCCCTCACCTGGTATTCAGGTTAGGCATGTTTACACGCCATCAACCACCAAACACTTCTCTCCAATAAAGCAGTCCACCACGCTCACCAACAAACACCGTGGAAATGAGGTCTCATCCACACCACTGCTCGTTCACT ctCTGTCTATACATCAGTTGGCGGCACAAGGAGAGATGGTGTTCTTAGCCAGTCGAATAGAACAAG AGTCTGTAATAAACCTGCAGGATGAGGAGGGATTCACCCCACTGATGTGGGCGGCAGCTCATGGACAGATCGCTGTGGTGGAGTTCCTCTTACAGAGT GGTGCAGATCCTCATCTCTTGGCCAAGGGAAGGGAGAGTGCACTGTCACTAGCCTGCAGTAAAGGGTACACCGATATTGTCAAAATGCTTATCGACTGTGGAGTTGATGTCAATGAGTATGATTGG AATGGTGGAGCACCGTTACTCTATGCAGTGCATGGTAATCATGTTCGCTGTGTGGAAATCCTCTTAG AGAGTGGAGCTGACCCAACCATGGAGTCTGACTCTGGGTTCAATGCTATGGACATGGCTGTGGCGATGGGACACCGAAATG TCCAACAGGTCTTGGAGGGCCATCTTCTGAAGCTTCTGCAAGGTATCAAAGAATAA